The segment CTGGTGGAGCTGGGGGGCAGGTGGTTCGTCCTCAACCTGGCTCCCCATCACGAGACCGCGGCGCGCCTCCTGGGGGCCGGGCGATATTACCTGCTGGAGTGAAGGGGGTGCGGAATGTGGGTGCCAATGCGGGGCTTTTGGCGGTGCGGTGGGCCACCACCAGGTACCGCATAGGCCACCTCCTTCCCCCTTAGGCTAGCTGGGGGGGCTAGGGAAGCGGGGCAAGAGGGCACATTTGGCGTGGAAGCCTTCCAAAAAGCTCGGCTGCACCCCACAGGAACCCCGTTTGGGCGGGGTTTTATTGCATAGCACTTTACATATCGGCAAGGCGTGGTATACTGAAAGAGTCAGACGAGAAAGAGGCCGCCCGTAGAGGTGGCGGGTTTGTTTTTAGGGCACCAGGGCCACCTTGGTGGTCCGGCGCTCGTGGAATAGGCGGTAGCCTTCCGCCGCTTCCCCCAAGGGCAGGCGGTGGCTAAAGACGAAGCGTCCCTTTAGGCGCCCTGTCCTCTGCAAGGCCAGGACCTCGCCGATGTAGCGGGGGATGTTGGCCAGGGCGCTTCGGAAGGTGATGCCGCGGCTGAAGGCGGAAAGCCAAGGGTAGTCCACCCTCTCCGCCGTGGGCACCCCTAGGCTGGACACCACGCCCCCAGGCCCCACCAGGCGAAAGGCGAGGCGCAGGGCTTCCCCGTCCCCGCCCACCGCTTCCACCACCAGATCGGCCCCCAGGCCCTCGGTTTCCTTGCGTAACCGGGCCACGGGGTCTTCCGCCTTGGGGTTTAGGGGAAGGCTTCCCAGGGTGCTGGCCTTTTCCAGGCGGCTTTCCTCCGGGTCTATGGCGTAGACCCTCCCCGCCCCCAGGGCGTGGGCTACCATCTGGGCCATGAGGCCTACGGGTCCCGAGCCCACCACGGCCACGCTCATCCCAGGCTCCAAGAAGGGCCTCACCCCCCCGTAGGCGGTGGTGAGGATGTCCCCGGCCAGGATGGCCTCCTCCGCCGGCAGGTCCCCGATGGGGAACAGGCTGGTGCGGGCGAAGGGGACCCGCACCCGCTCGGCCTGGGCCCCCGGCAAGTTCCCCAGGGCCAGGCCGAAGCCGTAGACGCCGCCTTTGAGGCAAGCGAAGAAGCGCCCCTTGCGGCAGGCGGGGCAGTCCCCGCAGGCCACCTGGAAGCTCCCCACCACCCGCTCCCCCAGGGCGAAGGGCACCAAGGGGCCCTTTTCCACCACCCGGCCCACGAACTCGTGGCCGAGGATGGTGCCGGGCAGGACCCCGGCGATCTTGCCGTGGTAGATGTGGAGGTCCGAGCCGCAGATGGCAGAGAGCTCCACCTCCACGATGGCGTCGGTTTCCACTTCCAGTTTGGGCTCCGGGACCTCTTCCACCGCCACCTGGAAAGGCCCCTGGTACACCACCGCCTTCACGCTACCTCCCGGGCCACCTTCACCAGTTCCTGGGCCGCTTGGGCGTAGGGGGCCAAGGTGGCGAGGGAGCCCTTCTTGAGCTCCAGAAACCCCCGCATGAGGGCGGTGAGGGGCTCAAGCCTCCCCTCCAGGACCTCTTGCCAGGTGGCGAGATCCGCTTCAATCACGAAGTCCGCCTCCGCCTCGCCTTCCACCACCTTCACCCCACGGCAGACCCCGTGCCAAAGGTCCAGGACCACCGCTACCCCCTGGGGCAGGCCCGCCTGGGGGTCGGGGCGGACGCTTAGGGCCAAGGAGCCCTCCCAACCGGATGCCGCCTTGCGGTAGGCCTCGCTTTGGGACAGCTTTTCGCAGTACGCCTTGGCCCACGCCTCGCTGAAAAGCTCCATCCTTCGCCTCCTTTTGTACCCAGTATAAGCCCTTTGGCGGTACCCTGGAAAGGTGGTTTACCTCCTGGACCTCTCCGGGGTTTACTGCGAGGCGGTGGAGCCCCGCTTGATCCGGCTTCTCGCCGAGGCCAGCGGGGAAAGTGCCTTTTACGTTTCCCAGGCCTTTTACGACCTTCTTCCCCGTTTGCGGGCGGAGGGACCTAGGGTTTTGGAGGCCCTCTTCCCGGGGGCTTCCGGGCTCTATCCCAAGGCCTTCCTTCCTCGGCCCTTGACCTTTCCCACGCCCTTTTACCTGGTTTCCGACCTGCCTCCTCCGGAGGGGCTTTCCGCCTTCTTCCACCCGGATAAGCTGGAAGCCTTGGCCTTAGCGGTGGCGGCCTTGGGGGAAGAGGCCCTTTACCTGGACGACAACCCCCTTTGGGTGGAGCGGGCGCGGGAGCGGGGGTTCCGGGCGGAGCTTTTTAGGGGCGTTCCGGCCACGGGTGCTTGGGATAGCGGCGCATGAGTTCCCGCCGCACCTCAGGGTAGCGGTGTTCCCAAAACGACCGTAGGTCCTGGGTCACCTGCACCGGCCGACGGGCGGGGGAGAGGAGTTCCACCGCCACCGGGACCTTTCCCCCCAGCACCCTAGGGGTTTCCCTCAGGCCGAAGGCTTCTTGGATGAGGAGGGAAAGGAGGGGCGGGGCGTCTTCCCGGTAGCGAAGGCGCTTGCGTTTGCCGGAGGGGAGGAGGATGGCCTCGGGGGCCAGGGCCTCGAGGACCCCCCTCCCTTCCCCCAAGAGGCCGAGGAGGATCTCCTTCCAGGGCAAGCGGGCCAGGGCTTCCACCTCCCGCACCCCCTCGGTCCAGGGGAGGAGCCAGGTGAGGTCCTGGAGGAGGGTGGCCTCGCTTAGGGCCGGCACCTCCACCCCGTGGGCCCGGAGGAAGGCCAGGCGGAGGAGCACCTGCCGCGCCTCCTCGGGGAGGGGAAGGCCTTCCTTGAAGGCCTCTTGGAGCTCTGCCGGGGTGGGGGGGCCGGGGTCTACGGGAACCCGCTCCAGGAGGATGGCTCCGTACCGCCGCTCCAGGTACCCCCGTAGCCGCCCCCCTTCCCAACCGCTCCAGGCCTCCACCTTGGACCGCTCCAGGAGGTCCTCCCGGGCTAGGGGGGCATAGAGGAGAAGACGCCCTTCCCCTTGGGCAAGCTCCGCCCCCACCGCCACCAAGTAAGGGGGCCCATCCCCTTCCAGGCGCAGGAGGGGGCCGGTGCAAAGCCGATAGCGCCCAGGCCCTACCCGCTCCGCCGCCCGGTCGGGGTAGGCGGCGAGGAGGAGCCGCCCCACCGCCTCGGGGTGGGGAAGGTGGGGGAGGGCCTCGGCGCCAAGCCGCCTCCGCCACAAGGCCGAAACCCGCTCCACCCCCAAAAAGGGTCCCCGTTTCGCCCGGCGGGCCTCGAGGAGGCCCTCAAGCCGTAAGAGGAGGTCCGCTTCCCCCGCCAAGGGGTCGGGCTCCTCCAAAAGGGCGATGAGGTCTGCGGCCAGGGGGAGAAGGCCCTGGGCCTTGGCCTCCAGGGCCATGCGGGCCAGGCGGGGGTGGGTGGGGAGGCGGAGCATGGCCTGGCCCAGGGGGGTGAGGCGGCCTGCCTCCACCGCCCCCAGAAGGCCGAGGAGGGCCTGGGCCGCCTCCAGGGCTCCCTTGGGGGGCGGGGTGGGGAGGGGGAGGTCCTCCAGCCGTTCCCCGAAGGCCAGGGCCAGGAGCGCCGCCCGGGCGAGGTCGGCCTCCAGAACCTCGGGGCGCTTCGGGGGGAAGGGGCCTTCGGGGTAGAGGCGGTACACCTTCCCCGGGCCAAGCCGCCCGGCCCGGCCCGCCCGTTGCCGGGCCGAGTCCTCGGGGATGCGGGCGAGGACCAGCCGGGTGAGGCCCGTCCTGGGATCGAAGCGGGGCTTCTTGGCGAGCCCCGTGTCCACCACCGCCCGCACCCCGGGTAGGGTGAGGCTCGTTTCCGCCACGTCCGTGGCCAGGACGATCTTCCGGGGGCCGGGCTTGAGGAGGGCCGCCTGCTCCGCCAGGGGAAGCCCCCCGTGGAGGGGGAAGGCGGGGAGGTCTTGGAGGAGCCTTCGCGTCCTTTCTATCTCCGCCTTGCCCGGCAGGAAGACCAGGACGTCCCCTTCCCCTTCCAAGAAGGCCCTCCGGGCGTAGCGGGCGGCCCAGGCCTCGAGGGGGCCCTCGAGGGGCCGATCCAGGTGGTGGATCTCCAAGGGGTGGGCTTCCCCCTCCACCCGCAGGACGGCCCCCGCCAGGGCCCGCTCCAGGTCGGGGTCGGGGGTGGCGGTGAGGAGGGCCAGCTTGAGGTCGGGCCGGAGGGTTTCCTGGATGCGAAGGAGGAGGGCCAAGGCCAGGTCGCCTTCCAAATGGCGCTCGTGGGCCTCGTCCAGGAGGACGGCGGAAACCCCTTCCAAAGCCGGGTCTTCCAGGAGGCGCTGGGTGAGGAGGCCTTCCGTCATGACCAAGAGCCGGGTTTCCGGGCCCTCTCGGCTTTCTAGGCGCACCCGGTAGCCCACGCGCTTGCCCAGGGGCTCCCCTAGGTTCTCCGCCAGCCGCGCCGCCACCGCCCGGGCCGCCACCCGCCGGGGTTCAAAGAGGAGGATGCGCCCAGGGAGGGCTTCCAGGAGCTTTAGGGGAAAAAGGGTGCTCTTGCCGGCCCCAGGGTAGGCCTTGAGGAGGAGACGGCCCCGCTCCAGGAGCAGGGCCACCGCCTCGTCCAACCAGGCTTGCATTTAGATGTCCAGCTCGGCGTAGCGGGCGTGCTCCTCTATGAAGTCCCGCCTGGGGGCCACATCCTGGCCCATGAGCTTCTCAAAGAGCTCGCTGGCCTCGAGGGCGTCTTGGAGCTCCACCCGCTTGAGCACCCGCTTTTCCGGGTTCATGGTGGTCTCCCAAAGCTGCTCGGGGTTCATCTCCCCTAGGCCCTTGAAGCGTTGCACCTCGTAGCTTTTGCCCTCCAGTTCCTTGAGGCGCTCTGCGAGCTCCTCGTCGGAGTAGAGGTATTCCACCTTCTTCCCCACCTGAAGGCGGTAAAGGGGCGGCTGGGCGATGTACACGTGCCCCCGCTCGATGAGGGGGCGCATGTAGCGGTAGAAGAAGGTGAGGAGGAGGGTGCGGATGTGGCTCCCGTCCACGTCGGCGTCGGTCATGATGATGATCTTGTGGTAGCGGAGGCTCTCCAGGTCGAAGTGGGCCTCGTCCCCCGTGCCCCCGATCCCCGCTCCGATGGCCGCCACCATGGCCCGCACCTCGGCGTTTTTCAGGGCCTTGGATAGCCCCGCCTTCTCCACGTTGAGAATCTTGCCCCTAAGGGGCAGGATGGCCTGGAAGCGGCGGTCCCGGCCTTGCTTGGCGCTTCCGCCGGCGGAGTCCCCCTCCACGATGAAAAGCTCCGCCTCCTCGGGGTTTTCCGTCTGGCAGTCGGCGAGCTTGCCGGGGAGGTCGTCGGACTCCAGGGGGTTTTGCCGGCGCACCAGCTCCCGGGCCTTCCTGGCCGCCTCCCGGGCTTGGGCCGCCCGCTGGGCTTTCTCGTAAAGGGTTTTGGCGATGCGGGGGTTTTCCTCCAGGACCTCCAAGAGCTTCTCGTAGACCACCTGGTTCACGGCGCTTCCCGCCTCGGGGTTTAAGAGCTTCCCCTTGGTCTGCCCTTCGAACTGGGGTTGGGGGAGCTTCACGCTCACCACGGCGTAAAGGCCTTCCAGGAGGTCGTCTCCCGTGGGCTGGGGGCCTTTTTCCTTGTTGAGGCCCGCCTTCTTGGCGTACTGGTTTAGCGCCCGGCTATAGGCGGACTTGAAGGCGGTGAGGTGGGTGCCCCCGTCCCGGGTAGGGATCATGTTGGCGTAGGTGAGGATCTCTGCTGTATAGCCCTTGGTGTGGATGAGGCCCACCTCCACCTCCACCTCCCCTTCTTGGCCGCGGATGAGGAAGGGCTTCTCGTACAAAAGCTCCTCCCCCTCCGCCAGGGCCTTGGCGAAGGAGGCCACGCCCCCTTTGTCTTGGAACACCTCCTCTTTGTTGTGCTGGAGGTCTTTAAAGACCAGTTTGAGCCCGGCCACCAGGTAGCTCACCTCCCGGAGGCGGGCCCGGATTTTGCTCGGGTCAAAGGCCAAGGGGCCAAAGATCTCGGGGTCGGGTTTGAAGGTGACCCGGGTGCCCGTCTTGCCCTTGGGGGCCTCTCCCACCACGCGGAGGGGTTCGGTCACCTCGCCCCGGCTGAAGGCGATGCGGTGGTGCTTTCCCTCCCGGAAGACCTCCACCACCGTCCACTCGGAAAGGGCGTTCACCACGCTGGCTCCTACCCCGTGGAGGCCGCCCGAGACCTTGTAGGCCCCGCTTTCAAACTTGCCCCCGGAGTGCAGGGTGGTGTAGATCACCTCCACCGCGGGCTTCCCCTCCTCGGGCATGAGGTCCACGGGGATACCCCGGCCGTTGTCCTCCACGGTGAGGGAGCCGTCTGGGTTCAAGGTGGTGACGATCTCGGTGGCGTAGCCCGCCAGGGCCTCGTCCACGGCGTTGTCCAGGATTTCCTTGAAAAGGTGGTGGTAACCCTCCACCCCTGTGCCGCCAATGTACATGGCGGGGCGGTGGCGCACCCCTTCCAACCCCTTGAGCACCTTAATGGCGGAAGCGTCGTAGCTCACCCCTCCAGTATACCACACCATCGGGGCCGGGTTTTTCCCTTGGGCATGGGCCGAAGCCCCGCGTGCTGCCCGTGAACTTTCTGTATTCAATGCGAGAAATTCCCCGCCTTTCCGGTATGATGCGGCCATGACGTTCGGGGTCCTGGTCCATGCCCTTTTAGGTCTTGTGCTGCTGGTGGCCGTGCCCGCCTTGGCCCTGGTGGGGCTGGTGGGGTTTTTCCGTCCCCTGCCCTCCCGCTTCTATGCCGTCCTACGGGGGGTGGCCTGGGTGGCCATCCTCCAGGTGGCCTTGGGCTTCCTCCTGTTCCTGGGGGGGTTGAGGCCCAAGGAGGGGCTTCACCTCCTTTACGGGCTCCTTTTGGCGGCGGGGCTCCACTACCTGGGGGGCCTCGAGCCCGGGGGGTGGTTTTACCGGAGCCTGAAGGACCCCCCCAAGCGGCCCGAGGTCTTTGTGGCCCTGGGGCTTCTTTTCGCCGTGGGCCTTGGGGTGCGGGTCTACCTCACGGGGCGCTGAAGGAGTTCGGGCGGTACGGGAAGCCTTTCCAACATGGGCCGGGTAAGGTGGGGTACCACCTCTCGGTAGAGTTCCTGGGAGTAGGCCTGGACCTCCGGGCTGTTGAGGTAGCCCACCAGGCCCTCCGGTTCAACCCTAACCCCCTCCTTGGGCACCAGGTGAAACTCCTCCCGCCAAGGATAGGCCTTTTCGTCCCACGCCGCCACCACCCGAACCCCCTTGGTGTGGCCCACCACGAGATGGGGCGTGGCGTAGAAGTCCCTTAGCTCCCTCGCCCGCTCCTTGGGCATCCAAAGCCCCGAGTAGGGGGTTTCGTAGTCGATGAGCCCGGGTTTGAGGTTGCGCCCGGTGAGGACGGGAACAAGCCCCGGGCCAGGCTCCCTTCGCACCGCCTCGTGCTTCTTAAACTCGGGGCTTCGGGCGGCGAAGCGGATGCGGAAAAGGTGCCCAAGCGGGATTCCTTCCGCCTCCATCTCCTTGGTCTTGGGGGTTTCGAAGCGGACCATCTCCCCCTTCCACTCAGGGTAGGTTTCCCAGAGGATGGGAGCGCTTAGGTTCCTGGCGTCCCAAAGCGTTAGGCCCTGTCCCCCTTTTATAAAGCGCAAGATAACGGTGCTCACGTTCCGCTTGGGGAAGACCGGACCTACGTAGAAGACCTCGGTGGCTCCTGTTTGGGCAAGGAAGGTGCGGAGGGAGGAGAAGTCGTCCAGGACCAGCCACGTGGTGGGGACCACATAGACCAAAAGCCCCCCGGGCCTCAGGAGGCGAACCGCCTTTTCGGTGAAGGCCCCGTAGAGGTTGTACTTGCCCCTCCAGGTGGAGAAAAGCCTCTTGTAGAGGGCCTTTACCTCCTTGAGGACGTGGATGGGGTACTTGGAGCCGTCCCCCACGATCCCATAGGGCGGGTTCCCCAGGATAAGGTCAAAATCCCCTTCCCCTTCCCAGAGGAGGAAGTCCGCCAGGACACCTTCCGCCCAAGCGGGAAGGTCCAGGGCCTCAGGGTCTATCTCCACCCCAAGGAAGCGGAAGCCCGTGCCGTGAGTTTCCCGAAAAGACCTAAGAAAGGGTCCGTTGGCGCAAGCGGGCTCCAAAACTTTTCCTCCAGGAGGAGCCTCGGCGAGGCTCACCATGAAGCCCACCACTTCGGGGGGCGTTTCCACCCGGCCCAGGCTTTTTGCCGTGGCGCCTTGGGGAAAGGACGGGGGAAAGCGCATTTAGCGGATGATGCCGAGCTTCCGCCCCACCTTGGCGTAGGCCTCGAGGGCCTTGTCCAGCATCTCCTGGGTGTGGGCGGCGGTGACGATGTTCCGGATCCGGGCCTTCCCCCTGGGCACCGTGGGGAAGCCGATGCCCACGGCGAAAACCCCTTCCTCCAGGAGCATGCGGCTCGCCTCGAAGGCCAAGGGGGCCTCCCCAAAGAGGACGGGGGTGATGGGGGTCTGGCTCCCCAGGGTGTCGTAGCCCAGGCGGGCGAGCTCCGCCTTGAAGTAGCGGGTGTTTTCCCAAAGCCGCTCCACCCGCTCGGGCTCCTTCTCCACCAGCTCCAAGGCTCCCAGAAGGGCCCCCACCACCGCCGGGGGGTGGCTGGTGGAGAAAAGGAAGGGCCTGGCCTTATTGATGAGGAGGTCCTTGAGTTCCAAGGCCCCGGCGGCGTACCCCCCAACCACGGCCCAGGCCTTGGAGAGGGTGGCCACCTGGATAACGTCGGGGTCTTGGTGGAAGCCAAAGTGGTGCACCGTCCCCTTGCCCTTCTCCCCGAGGACGCCGGAGCCGTGGGCGTCGTCCACGTAGACCACCGCCCCGTACCGCTTGGCCAGGGGCACGATCCGGTCCAGGGGGGCGATGTCCCCGTCCATGGAGAAGACCCCGTCGGTGACGATAAGCTTCAGACCCTCGGTGTCGTGGGTCTTTAGGAGCTCTTCCAGGTGCTCCACGTCGGCGTGGCGGTAGACCAGGCGGGTGGCCTTGGTGAGGCGGAGCCCGTCGATGATGGAGGCGTGGTTGAGCTCATCGGAGAAGACCAGGTCCCCTTCCTGAAGGAGCGCCCCTAACACGCTCTGGTTGGCCGTGAAGCCCGACTGGAGCACCAAGGCGCTTTCCGTCCCCTTGAAGCGGGCTAGGGCCTCCTCCAGCTCCAGGTGGTAGGTGAAGGTGCCGGCGATGGTGCGCACCGCCCCGCTTCCCGCCCCCCACCGCTCCAGGTACTGCTTGGCCTTTTCCTTAAGGTAGGGGTGGTTGGCGAAGCCCAGGTAGTTGTTGGAGGCGAGGTTCACCACCTCCTTCCCCTCCACCCGGGTCACGGGTTCCTGGGGCGCCTCGAGGACCTTAGGGGTGATGTAAAGCCCCTCGCGCTTTAGCCGCTCCAGCTCGTTTCGCACCCGCTCGCGCAGGGAAAGGCTCATGCCCCTACTCTAACCCTCCAGGTTTCCCCTTTGTCCAGGCCTTGGGTCCTTCCTCACGCTTTTATGACCGGGAAGGACTACCCTGGGAAAGGGGGGTGGTAGCGGTTCCATGCGGAGCTATCTGCAGGCGGAAACCGAGGCCGAGCGCCTGGAGCGGCGAACCAAGCTCCTTGAGCTTCTGGACCGCTTAAAAGGGGAGCCTTCGGCCCTCCTTCCCTTCCACCAAGCCCTGGCCCTGAGGCCCAAGGGGGAGCACCACCTGGGCTTAAAGACCATCGAGGTGGACAAGGTGGTGGGCTCGGTGGACCGCTACGAGGACTTTGACCGCCGCTTTTTGCCCAAGACGCCCCACGCCTTGGAGCGGTGGAAGCGGCTCAGGGCCCTCCAGCTAGAAGGGCAGGAGTTTCCGCCCATTGAGGTCTACCAGGTGGGGGAGGCGTACTTTGTGAAAGACGGCAACCACCGGGTGGCCCTGGCCAAGGCCACGGGGCAGCGGTACATGGACGCCTACGTCATCGCCCTGGATGTCCCCGTGCCCGTGGAGGCCAAGGACACTGTGAAGGACCTCGTCCTCAAGGCGGAGTACGCCAACTTCTTGGAAAAGACCCGCCTGAAAGAGCTCGTTTCCGGGGCCGAGGAGATCCGCTTTTCCACCTTGGGCCGCTATGACCTCCTCCTGGACCACATCGCCACCCGGCGGTACTTTCGGGGCCTCGAGGAGGGCCGGGAGATCCCGTGGGAGGAGGCGGTGGTGGACTGGTACCAGAACCTTTACCGGCCCACGGTGGAGGCCATCCGGAAGTTGGGGCTTTTGCACGAGTTTCCTGGGCGCACCGAGGCCGACCTTTACCTCTGGGTCATGGACCACCGCTACTTCCTGGCCCAGGAGCTCGGGGTGGACCTTTCCCCCGAGGAGGCGGCCCGGAGCTACGAGGCCCGGTTCGGGCCGTGGTGGAAGCGGATGGGGGGTGGGCTTAAGGTTTGGCTAAGGGCACGGTGGGGCAAATGAACAAGCTTAGCTCTGACGTCTCTTGATGGGTGTTCATCTGCACTTGACCCTTCGGCACGAGTGCGCTAAAGTTCCGGATCGGGTACCTAGAACCTATCCTAGGTGCCTAGGAGTGAGGTGAACCCTATGAGAAGAGGCTTTGGCCTTCTAGGTGTGGCTTTATTGGCGGTGTTAACGGCCTGTGCTCCCAGCGTGACTACCAAGACCTCCTCTGGCTTGGAAGGCGAAAATCCCTATGCCAACTACACGGGGCCTCGAGCCAAAGCGGTGGTGGCCAATTTCATCTGCGCCGCTGCCGAGTGCCCTACGGGCGTTGGGGCTTCCATCTCGGAACTCTTGATGACCGCCTTGATCAACACCAACCACTTCATCCTCTACGACCGCTCGGTGCTGGCGCAAATTCAACAGGAAGCCTACCTCGGGGGTAAACCCCTCAACCTGCAGGGAGCCGAGCTTTTGGTGGTGGGTTCCATTACCGCTTTTGAGCCCGATGCGGGCGGCACCCGGGGGGGTGGCGGCGGTATTCTGGGAGGTCTCTTGGGCGCCTTCGGCGGTGGACAGAAGCGCTCGTATGTGGCGGTGGACATGCGGATTGTGGACGCCCAAAGCGGTGCCATCGTTTCCGCTTTCCGCGTGGAGGGCGAGGCCACAGATGTGGATTACGGGGGTCTCCTGGGGATTTTGGGTCCGGGCGCTGCCCTTGTGGGTGGGTTGAAGCAGTACGAGAAGACCCCCATGGGCAAGGCCTTGGCTGTAATGACCTCTAAGGCAGTAGAGGAGATCATTAAGCGTACGCCCAGGAGTTACTTCAAGTATGCACCGGACGGGAAGCCTTACCAGCAGCCTTAGGCGCCTTTTTCTCCTTCTGGTTCCCCTGGTTTTGGGGATGGCTCTGGGCCAAGGGCCCAAAACCCTTATCCTCGTGAGCCAAGGTGAGAGCTGGTGGGATGAGGAGGCGGGCCTTTACGAGGCGGCATTGCGGGAGGAACTCTTGCAGGGGGGCTTTCGGGTGCTGGACGCTGCCCAGGTGCAAAAGGTAGCGGATCGGCAACTCCTCACCCGCCTGGTGCAGGGGGATGCCTTGGCGGCCATCACCTTGGCCACCAACTTTAAGGCTGACGCCTTGGTGGTCAGCCGGGTTTTCACCTCTCGCGTCCTTGCCACCCGGACCAACGTGGCCACCTTCTACACCTACAAGGCCACGGCGGACGTGCGGCTTGTGATGGCCAGTACCGGTCAAGTGGTGGGCAGTTGGAGTCCATCCCAGACAGGGACGGGTACCTCCGAGCGGGAAGCGGCTTTTGCGGCCTTGCGTAACCTGGGCAAACAGGTGGGGCAGGAGTTGCGCAAGCAGAACTTTTCCGCTTCGGGAGCCAGACCCGTGGTCCGCTTGACGGTGACCGGCCTAAAGGGCTTCACCGATGCCTCTGTGCTCCTGAGGGAGCTTGGAGCTCAGAAGGGTGTGGTTTCGGCTGAGCGTAAAAGCTTCGCCAACGGTGTCCTCGAGGCCGAGGTGGTCTTCCAAGGGTCCGTGGACGAGCTGGCAGCGCTCCTAGAAAGCCTACGGCTCCTCCCCTTGGAGGTTACCGAGGTGAGCGGCTTCGCCATAGAGGCCCGGGTGCGCTAATAGGCTCGGGTTTTGAGGGCGGGGGGTTCCCCGCCCTTGATTTTAGCCTCGGATTATCCTTATCCTGCATACAGGATGCAGACCCAGAGCTTCCGCCGACCCAACCAGGTGCGCGAGGCGGTCTACGGCCACCTCAAGGACCTCCTCCTCTCCGGGCGTTTCGCCCCGGGGGAAAGGCTTTCCGAGCCCCTTTTAGCCCAAGAGCTCGGGGTTTCCCGCACCCCGGTGCGGGAGGCCTTGATGCGCCTAAGCGAGGAAGGGCTGGTGGAGTTGGTGCCGGGCAAGGGGGCGAGGGTCAAGGCCTTCACCCCGGAGGAGGTGGAGGAGGTCTATGGGGTGCGGGCCCTGCTGGAGGGGGAGGCGGCGCGGGAGGCGGCGCTACGGGCCACCTCCTGGGAGCTGGACGCCCTGGAGGAGCGCCTCCGGGCCATTGACGAGGCTCCCCCGGAGGACTACCCCGAGCAGATGCGCCGTGACCTGGAGTTCCACCGAGCCTTGGTGCGCCTTTCCGGGAACCGGACCCTTTACCGGCTTTACGAGGACCTGCTGGCCAGCCTGGCCCTGGCCCGAAGCGCCCTGCCCACCCTTTCCCAAGACGAGGCCACGAGGCGGGAGCACCGGGCGATCCTCATGGCCCTAAGGGAGAAGGACCCCGAAGAGGCCAAGCGGGCGGTGGAGGCCCACGTGTACCGCTTCCGCGACCTGGTGGTGGCGACGCTTCGGAAAGGAGGGGTATGAACCTAGACCTGGTCTATCGGCAGGCGGTGCTCTCCGTGGCGGGTAACCCCCGGGTGGAGGCCCTCCTCAAGGGGCGGGCGAAGAGCCTGGTGCGCCGCTATGTGGCGGGGGAGACCCTGGAGGAAGCGCTTAAGGCGGCGGAGGCCCTCGAGGCCCACGGGGTCCACGCCATCCTGGACCTCCTGGGGGAAGGGGTGCGGAGGGAAGAGGAGGCTCGGGCCTTCCAGGAGGGCATCCTGGCCCTGGTGCGGGCCTTGGCCGCGAAGCCCTGGCCCAAGTACGTCTCCGTGAAGCCCACCCAGCTCGGCCTGGACCTTTCCGAGTGCCTCGCCCTGGAGCTTTTGCGGGGCCTCCTACAGGAGGCGGAGCCCCAGGGGGTCTTCGTCCGCCTGGACATGGAGGACTCCCCCCGGGTGGAGGCCACCTTGCGCCTATACAAGGCCCTCAGGGAGGCGGGCTTTAGCCAGGTGGGCGTGGTCTTGCAAAGCTACCTCTTCCGCACGGAAAAGGACCTCGTGGACCTCCTGCCCTACCGGCCCAACCTGCGCCTCGTCAAGGGGGCCTACCGGGAGCCCAAGGAGGTGGCCTTCCAGGACAAGCGCCTCATCGACGCCGAGTACCTGCACTTGGGGAAGCTCGCCCTAAAGGAGGGGCTCTACGTGGCCTTCGCCACCCACGACCCCAGGCTCATCGGCGAGGTGAAGCGCTACACTGAGGCCTTCGGCATCCCTAAGGACCGCTTTGAGTTCCAGCTCCTCTATGGGGTACGCCCCGAGGCGCAGAAAGCCCTGGCCCGGGAAGGCTACACGGTGCGGGCCTACGTGCCTTACGGCAAGGACTGGTACCCCTACCTGAGCCGCCGCATTGCCGAGCGGCCGGAGAACCTGTTTTTGGTGCTAAGGAGCCTCTTAGGAGGCTAAAGGAGGAACCATGACGGTGGAACCTTTCCGGAACCAACCCATAGAAACCTTCCAGACCGAGGAGGCCCGGCGGGAGATGAAGGAGGCCCTAAAGCGGGTGCGGGCCGAGTTCGGCCGCCACTGGGGCCTCTATATAGATGGGGCCTGGGTGGACACCCGGGAGAAG is part of the Thermus sp. LT1-2-5 genome and harbors:
- the hrpB gene encoding ATP-dependent helicase HrpB, which gives rise to MQAWLDEAVALLLERGRLLLKAYPGAGKSTLFPLKLLEALPGRILLFEPRRVAARAVAARLAENLGEPLGKRVGYRVRLESREGPETRLLVMTEGLLTQRLLEDPALEGVSAVLLDEAHERHLEGDLALALLLRIQETLRPDLKLALLTATPDPDLERALAGAVLRVEGEAHPLEIHHLDRPLEGPLEAWAARYARRAFLEGEGDVLVFLPGKAEIERTRRLLQDLPAFPLHGGLPLAEQAALLKPGPRKIVLATDVAETSLTLPGVRAVVDTGLAKKPRFDPRTGLTRLVLARIPEDSARQRAGRAGRLGPGKVYRLYPEGPFPPKRPEVLEADLARAALLALAFGERLEDLPLPTPPPKGALEAAQALLGLLGAVEAGRLTPLGQAMLRLPTHPRLARMALEAKAQGLLPLAADLIALLEEPDPLAGEADLLLRLEGLLEARRAKRGPFLGVERVSALWRRRLGAEALPHLPHPEAVGRLLLAAYPDRAAERVGPGRYRLCTGPLLRLEGDGPPYLVAVGAELAQGEGRLLLYAPLAREDLLERSKVEAWSGWEGGRLRGYLERRYGAILLERVPVDPGPPTPAELQEAFKEGLPLPEEARQVLLRLAFLRAHGVEVPALSEATLLQDLTWLLPWTEGVREVEALARLPWKEILLGLLGEGRGVLEALAPEAILLPSGKRKRLRYREDAPPLLSLLIQEAFGLRETPRVLGGKVPVAVELLSPARRPVQVTQDLRSFWEHRYPEVRRELMRRYPKHPWPERP
- a CDS encoding alcohol dehydrogenase family protein codes for the protein MKAVVYQGPFQVAVEEVPEPKLEVETDAIVEVELSAICGSDLHIYHGKIAGVLPGTILGHEFVGRVVEKGPLVPFALGERVVGSFQVACGDCPACRKGRFFACLKGGVYGFGLALGNLPGAQAERVRVPFARTSLFPIGDLPAEEAILAGDILTTAYGGVRPFLEPGMSVAVVGSGPVGLMAQMVAHALGAGRVYAIDPEESRLEKASTLGSLPLNPKAEDPVARLRKETEGLGADLVVEAVGGDGEALRLAFRLVGPGGVVSSLGVPTAERVDYPWLSAFSRGITFRSALANIPRYIGEVLALQRTGRLKGRFVFSHRLPLGEAAEGYRLFHERRTTKVALVP
- a CDS encoding SCP2 sterol-binding domain-containing protein, with protein sequence MELFSEAWAKAYCEKLSQSEAYRKAASGWEGSLALSVRPDPQAGLPQGVAVVLDLWHGVCRGVKVVEGEAEADFVIEADLATWQEVLEGRLEPLTALMRGFLELKKGSLATLAPYAQAAQELVKVAREVA
- a CDS encoding DNA topoisomerase subunit B, whose translation is MSYDASAIKVLKGLEGVRHRPAMYIGGTGVEGYHHLFKEILDNAVDEALAGYATEIVTTLNPDGSLTVEDNGRGIPVDLMPEEGKPAVEVIYTTLHSGGKFESGAYKVSGGLHGVGASVVNALSEWTVVEVFREGKHHRIAFSRGEVTEPLRVVGEAPKGKTGTRVTFKPDPEIFGPLAFDPSKIRARLREVSYLVAGLKLVFKDLQHNKEEVFQDKGGVASFAKALAEGEELLYEKPFLIRGQEGEVEVEVGLIHTKGYTAEILTYANMIPTRDGGTHLTAFKSAYSRALNQYAKKAGLNKEKGPQPTGDDLLEGLYAVVSVKLPQPQFEGQTKGKLLNPEAGSAVNQVVYEKLLEVLEENPRIAKTLYEKAQRAAQAREAARKARELVRRQNPLESDDLPGKLADCQTENPEEAELFIVEGDSAGGSAKQGRDRRFQAILPLRGKILNVEKAGLSKALKNAEVRAMVAAIGAGIGGTGDEAHFDLESLRYHKIIIMTDADVDGSHIRTLLLTFFYRYMRPLIERGHVYIAQPPLYRLQVGKKVEYLYSDEELAERLKELEGKSYEVQRFKGLGEMNPEQLWETTMNPEKRVLKRVELQDALEASELFEKLMGQDVAPRRDFIEEHARYAELDI